The Hydrogenobacter thermophilus TK-6 genome window below encodes:
- the hemN gene encoding oxygen-independent coproporphyrinogen III oxidase encodes MRTVFDKELIQKYDKPGPRYTSYPPATEFHDGVKEGDYIKKLLESNERKRPLSLYFHIPFCESACWFCGCNVIISHRKDVSRRYLEYIYREMDMLKSYIDPSRSVVQLHWGGGTPNFLTNQEIRELFGKIRENFSFDSSAEVSTEIDPRYLSEGQLETLADVGFNRVSMGLQDLDEDVQKAINRIQPESLMREVMKQLRSLGFKSINIDLIYGLPYQTPEKFKRTIEKTIELDPDRVAVFNFAYVPWIKPLQRKMDASTLPPPEDKLKMLEMTIELFQSAGYVFIGMDHFAKPDDELAKAQKEGTLWRNFQGYTTKKGVDLIGIGATSIGMLYDGYFQNYKTIRDYYMALDGKKLPVMRGYLLTYEDLIRREVIMDLMCNFTCSFEKIESMFGIVFEIHFERELSELKDMEKDGLLEIKDRRISVLPEGRLLIRNIAMVFDEHIRNKKELRFSRTI; translated from the coding sequence ATGAGAACGGTTTTTGACAAAGAGCTTATACAGAAATACGACAAACCAGGACCCAGGTACACCAGCTACCCACCTGCTACGGAATTTCACGACGGTGTTAAAGAAGGAGACTATATCAAAAAGCTTCTTGAGAGCAACGAAAGAAAGAGACCTCTCTCCTTATACTTTCATATACCTTTCTGTGAAAGTGCTTGCTGGTTTTGCGGATGCAATGTTATTATCTCTCACAGAAAGGATGTAAGCAGGAGGTATCTTGAATACATATACAGAGAGATGGATATGCTAAAGTCCTACATAGACCCTTCCAGAAGTGTAGTTCAGCTCCACTGGGGAGGAGGAACACCCAACTTTTTAACCAACCAAGAGATAAGGGAGCTGTTTGGTAAGATAAGGGAAAACTTCAGCTTTGACTCCTCTGCAGAAGTAAGCACCGAAATAGACCCAAGATACCTCTCAGAAGGTCAGCTGGAGACTCTTGCGGATGTAGGTTTTAACAGGGTCAGTATGGGACTTCAGGACCTTGACGAGGATGTCCAAAAGGCTATAAACAGGATACAGCCCGAAAGCCTCATGAGGGAGGTTATGAAACAACTCAGAAGTCTTGGCTTTAAGAGCATAAACATAGACCTCATTTACGGACTGCCTTATCAGACGCCAGAAAAGTTTAAAAGGACCATAGAGAAGACCATAGAGCTTGACCCCGATAGGGTGGCAGTTTTTAACTTTGCCTATGTTCCTTGGATAAAGCCCCTTCAGAGGAAGATGGATGCCTCTACTCTGCCCCCACCCGAGGACAAGCTCAAGATGCTGGAGATGACAATAGAACTCTTTCAGTCCGCCGGGTATGTCTTTATAGGCATGGACCACTTTGCCAAACCTGACGACGAATTAGCTAAAGCTCAAAAGGAAGGCACTCTTTGGAGAAACTTTCAGGGATACACCACCAAGAAGGGTGTTGACCTCATAGGTATAGGAGCCACCTCCATAGGCATGCTCTACGACGGATACTTCCAAAATTACAAGACTATAAGGGATTACTATATGGCTCTTGATGGCAAGAAGCTTCCTGTCATGAGGGGTTATCTTCTTACTTATGAGGACCTCATAAGAAGGGAGGTCATTATGGACCTTATGTGCAACTTTACCTGCTCCTTTGAGAAGATAGAGTCCATGTTCGGCATAGTCTTTGAAATACACTTTGAAAGAGAACTCAGTGAGCTAAAGGATATGGAAAAGGACGGTCTTTTGGAGATAAAAGACAGAAGGATCAGCGTCCTACCGGAGGGAAGACTGCTTATCAGGAACATAGCCATGGTTTTTGACGAACACATAAGAAACAAAAAGGAGCTTAGGTTTTCAAGAACTATATGA
- a CDS encoding nucleotide exchange factor GrpE, translated as MQEKENQEELVHQVEEVREELREEEKKIRELEEKVSKLEHIARVANQRYVDLQREMELFKERYRRDLEEQRKYGYEKLALDLLEIVDNFERAFASASEELSTYMTGFQLIYRELKRVLEKYGIREMELEGKEFDPYLAEAVEKDYTSDVPPNTVIKVIRKGYMIHDRVLRPAKVIVSVQEEEIT; from the coding sequence ATGCAAGAAAAAGAAAATCAAGAGGAATTGGTACATCAAGTAGAGGAAGTCAGAGAGGAATTGAGAGAGGAAGAGAAGAAGATAAGGGAACTTGAAGAGAAGGTCTCTAAGCTGGAACATATAGCCAGAGTTGCCAATCAGAGGTATGTGGACCTTCAAAGGGAAATGGAGCTTTTCAAAGAGAGGTACCGTAGAGATTTGGAGGAGCAGAGAAAGTACGGATACGAAAAATTAGCTCTGGACCTTCTTGAAATAGTAGATAACTTTGAAAGGGCTTTTGCAAGCGCATCGGAAGAGCTTTCCACTTATATGACGGGTTTTCAGCTCATATACAGGGAACTCAAAAGAGTGCTGGAAAAGTACGGTATAAGAGAGATGGAGCTGGAAGGCAAAGAGTTTGACCCTTACCTTGCGGAAGCTGTAGAAAAAGATTACACTTCAGATGTGCCTCCCAACACTGTTATTAAGGTCATAAGGAAAGGATACATGATCCACGATAGAGTGCTCAGACCTGCAAAAGTTATAGTATCCGTGCAGGAAGAGGAGATAACATAA
- a CDS encoding NYN domain-containing protein, with the protein MKKRAGIFIDGANFYFIQKHILHQKIDLIKLVEYFKRDYTIYNTFFYLAYREGDEKQENFIKLLAFSGITVVKKPIKQLKDGTYKGSLDVDMALDVLLTKDNYDVAVLCSGDSDFERLVWVLRDFSKEVICVSTKESSSVELVNACDRYIDLADIMPYIKLEERE; encoded by the coding sequence ATGAAAAAGAGAGCAGGTATATTCATAGACGGTGCCAACTTTTACTTTATACAGAAGCACATACTCCATCAGAAGATAGACCTTATAAAGCTGGTAGAGTACTTTAAACGGGATTATACCATATACAACACTTTTTTCTACCTTGCCTACAGAGAGGGGGACGAAAAGCAGGAGAACTTTATAAAGCTTCTGGCTTTTAGCGGTATAACGGTGGTGAAAAAGCCCATAAAACAGCTCAAGGACGGGACTTATAAAGGAAGCCTTGATGTGGATATGGCTCTTGATGTCCTGCTTACAAAGGACAATTACGATGTTGCAGTGCTGTGCTCGGGAGATAGCGATTTTGAAAGGCTCGTATGGGTTCTAAGGGACTTTAGCAAGGAGGTTATCTGCGTGTCCACAAAGGAAAGCTCATCTGTTGAGCTTGTAAATGCGTGCGACAGATACATAGACCTTGCAGACATTATGCCTTACATAAAACTTGAGGAAAGAGAATGA
- a CDS encoding ketopantoate reductase family protein, translated as MKFLVVGVGAVGSVFLSFLSRAKHQAIGLVKPGRHLERIKVEGIWGEFDQEVMVVDDISRLDYLPDVIIVSVKSYDTESALKEVSRLVEKGSYLLMAQNGYGNYEKAINLFGKDRVILSRIIFGAKLLEWGRVRVTVCADHVVLGSPYSSIDEAFLRRLADTLNASGIPTRYDRDVYKYLWDKILYNCALNPLGALLEAKYGQLAENPHTREIMDSIIDEAYEVLKAYKIQTFYASPQEYRKHFYQELIPPTAEHYPSMLEDIRRGKTEIDALNGSIVSLAREVGIKTPVNQAITAMIKAKESIM; from the coding sequence ATGAAGTTTCTGGTAGTTGGTGTGGGTGCGGTAGGAAGCGTATTTTTGTCATTCCTTTCAAGAGCCAAGCACCAAGCCATAGGGCTTGTTAAACCCGGCAGGCATCTCGAAAGGATAAAGGTAGAAGGCATATGGGGTGAATTTGATCAGGAGGTAATGGTAGTAGATGACATATCCCGTTTGGATTATCTTCCTGATGTTATTATTGTCTCGGTAAAAAGCTACGATACAGAAAGTGCTTTAAAGGAGGTATCTCGGCTGGTAGAAAAAGGCTCTTACCTTTTGATGGCACAGAACGGCTACGGAAATTACGAAAAAGCCATAAATCTTTTTGGAAAAGACAGGGTGATCCTTTCAAGGATCATCTTCGGAGCAAAGCTTTTGGAGTGGGGAAGGGTAAGAGTAACAGTGTGTGCTGACCATGTGGTTCTGGGAAGCCCATACAGTAGCATAGATGAGGCTTTTTTGAGAAGGCTGGCAGACACATTAAACGCATCTGGTATACCTACAAGATACGACAGGGATGTTTATAAATACCTGTGGGACAAGATACTATACAACTGTGCTTTAAACCCGCTTGGTGCTTTGCTGGAGGCAAAGTACGGACAGCTGGCAGAAAATCCTCACACAAGGGAGATCATGGACAGCATAATAGATGAAGCCTATGAGGTTTTAAAAGCTTACAAAATTCAAACCTTTTATGCTTCTCCGCAGGAGTACAGGAAGCACTTTTACCAGGAGCTTATACCCCCTACGGCGGAGCACTATCCTTCCATGCTTGAAGATATAAGGAGGGGAAAAACGGAGATAGATGCTCTAAATGGCTCCATAGTGAGTTTGGCAAGGGAGGTAGGCATAAAAACACCTGTTAATCAAGCCATTACGGCCATGATAAAGGCAAAGGAGAGTATCATGTAG
- the polX gene encoding DNA polymerase/3'-5' exonuclease PolX, which yields MSKNKEIAEIFERMADILEFLGDNPYRISTYRRVANILSELNVDVEDLVKSGKIHHIPGIGASSVEKILEYLRTGKISKYEELKGKVPEDLLELMNVPSIGPKTLKLAYERLGIRTKDDFIRAVRSGMLATLPGFGEKKLQNIMRGIELWEKSKERMTLIEAFEIGQEYLSYMKRLGDIIERIELAGSLRRRKETVGDIDMLVSAMHENWSKIHEHFVSFPDVKDVLLKGETKSSVVLKNARQVDLRTVEPHQWGAALQYFTGSKEHNIRVRDIAKMKGLKVSEYGVFRADTDQWIGGKSEEEVYALIGMQTPPPEIRENAGEIELALEGKLPKLLSLEDVKGDFHIHTNWSDGIGSLEQMVETAYHMGHRYVVIGDHSLSSKVAKGLDMERYKQQWKEIDRLRKRYEPLGFYILKGCEVDILPDGSLDLPDEFLAEFDFVVASIHTRFSQDNTYRILKAIENPYVNLIGHPTGKSYGTREGYPLDMDRVIQLAKETGTALELNTFRADLSPENVRKCMQKGVFIAIVTDAHAPAHLRYIELGVGLARRGWAMPELVLNTKDVEGIREFVYKKRKLLAAT from the coding sequence ATGAGCAAAAACAAAGAGATAGCGGAGATCTTTGAAAGGATGGCTGACATACTTGAGTTTTTGGGAGACAATCCTTACAGAATATCCACTTACAGGCGTGTGGCTAACATACTTTCTGAGCTTAATGTGGATGTAGAGGACCTTGTCAAAAGCGGGAAGATACATCACATACCCGGCATAGGTGCATCAAGCGTTGAGAAGATACTGGAGTACCTCAGAACAGGTAAGATATCCAAATACGAGGAATTAAAAGGTAAGGTACCCGAGGACCTTTTGGAACTTATGAATGTTCCCAGCATAGGTCCAAAAACCCTAAAGCTCGCTTACGAGAGGCTTGGCATAAGAACAAAGGATGACTTTATAAGAGCTGTAAGGAGTGGTATGCTGGCTACCCTTCCAGGCTTTGGTGAAAAGAAGCTTCAAAACATCATGAGGGGTATTGAGCTTTGGGAGAAGAGTAAGGAGAGAATGACCCTCATAGAAGCTTTTGAGATAGGACAGGAGTATCTAAGCTACATGAAAAGGCTGGGAGACATCATTGAAAGGATAGAGCTGGCAGGAAGTTTAAGGAGAAGAAAAGAAACTGTGGGAGACATAGACATGCTTGTATCAGCCATGCACGAAAACTGGAGCAAGATACATGAGCACTTTGTAAGCTTCCCTGATGTTAAAGATGTGCTTCTGAAGGGAGAGACCAAATCAAGCGTTGTGCTAAAGAATGCGAGACAGGTGGACCTCAGAACCGTAGAACCTCATCAGTGGGGTGCAGCCCTTCAGTACTTTACAGGCTCAAAGGAACATAACATAAGAGTTAGGGATATAGCAAAGATGAAAGGTCTCAAGGTCAGTGAGTACGGAGTTTTTAGGGCTGACACCGACCAATGGATAGGTGGAAAAAGTGAAGAGGAGGTTTACGCCCTCATAGGTATGCAAACCCCTCCACCCGAGATAAGGGAGAATGCGGGTGAAATAGAGCTGGCTCTTGAAGGAAAACTTCCTAAGCTTCTTTCACTAGAAGATGTAAAGGGTGACTTTCATATACACACCAACTGGAGCGATGGTATAGGTTCTCTGGAGCAGATGGTGGAAACAGCTTACCACATGGGACACAGATATGTGGTGATAGGTGATCACTCTTTATCTTCAAAGGTGGCAAAAGGTCTTGACATGGAAAGATACAAACAGCAGTGGAAGGAGATAGACAGGCTTAGAAAAAGGTACGAACCGCTTGGGTTTTATATACTCAAAGGTTGTGAGGTGGACATTCTCCCTGATGGAAGCCTTGACCTTCCGGACGAGTTTTTAGCTGAGTTTGACTTTGTAGTTGCCTCCATCCACACGAGGTTTTCACAGGACAACACCTACAGGATACTCAAAGCTATAGAAAATCCCTATGTAAACTTAATAGGACATCCTACAGGAAAGTCTTACGGCACGAGGGAAGGTTATCCCTTAGACATGGACAGGGTTATACAGCTCGCCAAGGAGACAGGCACTGCTCTTGAACTCAACACCTTCAGAGCTGACCTATCCCCAGAAAATGTTCGCAAATGTATGCAAAAAGGTGTTTTTATAGCCATAGTTACGGATGCGCATGCTCCTGCTCACCTAAGGTACATAGAACTTGGAGTAGGGCTGGCAAGAAGAGGCTGGGCAATGCCTGAACTTGTCCTGAATACCAAAGATGTGGAAGGCATAAGAGAGTTTGTTTACAAAAAGAGAAAACTTCTGGCAGCTACATGA
- the hemC gene encoding hydroxymethylbilane synthase, producing MRLRIGTRKSKLALWQANFVKEKLEKMGHQVDLVHITTSGDKILDVPLAKIGGKGLFVKEIEEALMKKEIDLAVHSLKDVPMNLPEGLKIGAVTERENPFDVLISKDHLPLEELPSNAKVGTSSLRRQVQIKRRRGDLRVEMLRGNVDTRIRKLDEGLYHAVILAYAGVKRMGLEDRITQVLEDFIPAVGQGSLAIEIRQDDSAVEEIVSCFDHYESRLRAECERAFLRELQGGCQVPIGAYSWIEGDTIFIKGFVSDLEGIKFIEGMRSGEAKEAQQIGKSLAHDLLREGADQILKEVYGWTP from the coding sequence ATGAGGCTAAGAATTGGCACAAGAAAAAGTAAGCTTGCTCTCTGGCAGGCAAACTTTGTTAAAGAAAAGTTAGAAAAGATGGGGCATCAGGTGGATTTGGTGCATATAACCACATCGGGAGACAAAATCTTGGATGTTCCTCTTGCCAAGATAGGTGGAAAGGGTCTTTTTGTGAAGGAGATTGAAGAGGCACTTATGAAGAAGGAGATAGATTTAGCTGTTCACTCACTTAAAGACGTGCCTATGAACCTTCCTGAGGGTTTAAAGATTGGAGCTGTGACCGAAAGAGAAAATCCCTTTGATGTACTCATATCCAAAGACCATCTGCCTTTAGAAGAGCTCCCATCAAATGCTAAGGTAGGTACATCCTCTTTAAGAAGGCAGGTACAGATAAAAAGAAGGCGGGGGGACCTTAGAGTAGAAATGCTGAGGGGTAATGTGGATACACGCATCAGAAAACTTGATGAAGGGCTTTACCATGCGGTGATCCTGGCTTATGCGGGCGTAAAAAGGATGGGGCTTGAGGATAGGATAACTCAGGTGCTTGAAGACTTTATTCCAGCGGTGGGGCAAGGCTCTTTGGCTATTGAGATAAGGCAGGATGACAGTGCGGTGGAAGAGATAGTGAGCTGTTTTGACCACTATGAGAGCAGACTGAGGGCGGAGTGTGAGAGGGCTTTTTTGAGAGAGCTTCAGGGCGGCTGTCAGGTACCTATAGGTGCTTACTCTTGGATAGAGGGAGACACCATCTTTATAAAAGGTTTCGTATCTGACTTGGAAGGGATTAAATTTATAGAAGGGATGAGGAGCGGAGAGGCTAAAGAAGCTCAGCAGATAGGTAAAAGTTTGGCGCATGACCTTCTCAGAGAGGGTGCTGACCAAATACTGAAGGAGGTTTATGGATGGACCCCGTAG
- a CDS encoding ATP-binding protein produces MDPVGIVLGTRPISPLEFWIGIQEHHLLQLDDVVYVESTINDSKVTFYGIVQEVQKFLEGAESVYDAHLVTRGIIPVNIAYTAKVSITRIEPELFVPPSPGDPVFKATGRHLDKALYYDQMKVKIPAGITRSGDPVYINYHFLNGKEGAHVSISGMSGIATKTSYALFLLYSLLNKADDLKQGVHGMIFNVKGKDLLWIDKKNRNLSQEDREIFERLGLKPEPFKKVVFYVPPDERDPNIPACERFDDKVVPFYWSMREFAQEGLIKFMFVEGEEGMSNINYAIDRVANKLYSLAKQSPGDRLIDSYGRDIESLEDLERVLEEAIQDRYQNKNSELYKDWFGNADTQTTYAFMRRFQRAITYIKRFVRGSLSSPINWKDHKLLVIDISGLHSIAKMFVVGSILKKVFREKEEQSNPYPKLFVVLDELNKYAPKEGWSPIKDILLDIAERGRSLGVILIGAQQTASEIEKRVIANSAVKVVGRMDSSEVLSKEYEFLVGNFKQRAIMLKKGTMIMYQPDIPTPIIFRFPRPPWATKKEEVEEEVHVPEDFNNF; encoded by the coding sequence ATGGACCCCGTAGGCATAGTGCTTGGGACAAGACCTATATCTCCCCTTGAGTTCTGGATAGGTATTCAGGAGCATCACCTTCTTCAGCTGGATGATGTAGTGTATGTAGAATCTACAATAAATGATAGTAAGGTGACCTTTTACGGGATAGTTCAGGAAGTACAGAAGTTTCTGGAAGGTGCTGAATCTGTTTATGACGCTCACCTTGTGACTCGTGGTATTATACCTGTCAACATAGCCTACACCGCAAAGGTAAGCATCACAAGAATAGAACCGGAGCTTTTTGTTCCACCAAGCCCCGGGGATCCGGTTTTTAAGGCAACAGGAAGGCACTTGGATAAGGCGCTTTACTACGACCAGATGAAGGTAAAAATCCCTGCCGGCATCACCAGAAGTGGAGACCCCGTTTATATTAACTACCACTTCCTCAATGGCAAAGAGGGCGCTCATGTGAGCATATCGGGTATGTCTGGCATTGCCACAAAAACCTCCTATGCTCTCTTTTTGCTTTACTCCCTTTTGAATAAAGCGGATGACCTCAAGCAAGGTGTTCACGGTATGATCTTCAATGTAAAGGGCAAAGACCTTTTGTGGATAGACAAAAAGAACCGTAATCTTTCCCAGGAGGATAGAGAAATCTTTGAAAGGCTTGGACTTAAACCAGAACCCTTTAAAAAGGTGGTCTTTTATGTACCACCAGATGAAAGGGACCCTAACATCCCGGCGTGTGAGAGGTTTGATGACAAGGTAGTACCTTTTTACTGGAGTATGAGGGAGTTTGCGCAGGAGGGGCTTATAAAGTTCATGTTTGTTGAGGGTGAGGAAGGCATGTCTAACATAAATTATGCAATAGACAGGGTTGCCAATAAACTTTACAGTCTTGCCAAGCAAAGCCCAGGGGATAGATTGATAGACAGCTACGGCAGAGACATAGAAAGCTTGGAAGACTTAGAAAGGGTGCTTGAAGAAGCTATTCAGGACAGGTATCAAAACAAAAACTCGGAACTGTATAAAGATTGGTTTGGTAATGCGGATACCCAAACAACCTACGCCTTTATGAGGAGGTTCCAAAGGGCTATTACCTACATAAAGAGATTTGTGAGAGGGAGTCTCTCATCACCTATAAACTGGAAGGACCACAAGCTGTTGGTGATAGATATAAGCGGGCTTCACAGCATAGCCAAGATGTTTGTGGTGGGTTCTATCCTCAAGAAAGTCTTCAGGGAAAAGGAGGAACAATCTAACCCTTACCCCAAGCTCTTTGTGGTGCTGGACGAGCTCAACAAGTATGCGCCCAAGGAGGGTTGGAGTCCCATAAAGGACATACTTCTTGACATAGCAGAAAGAGGAAGAAGCTTAGGCGTTATACTCATAGGCGCTCAGCAGACAGCCAGCGAGATAGAAAAGAGAGTTATTGCCAACTCGGCGGTGAAGGTGGTGGGAAGGATGGATAGCTCCGAAGTGCTTAGCAAAGAGTATGAGTTTCTTGTCGGAAATTTCAAGCAAAGAGCCATAATGCTAAAAAAAGGCACCATGATCATGTATCAACCAGATATACCCACTCCCATCATCTTCAGGTTCCCAAGACCGCCTTGGGCAACCAAAAAGGAGGAAGTAGAGGAGGAGGTGCATGTACCAGAGGATTTTAATAATTTTTAG
- a CDS encoding N-acetylmuramoyl-L-alanine amidase → MYQRILIIFSLLFCLSFGQVVSVRYGDYQEKERIVLDFDQRVDYRVILLEAPKRIVVDVLSEKDFSLRVPKGIAYRVGKHPWGTRIVFEKDFSSVKAFSLEDPFRIVIDVFKSASKEDREVKEDDALIAILDPTVLKVIQYSEGTKERVISERKKGAILTQRRVIVVDAGHGGHDPGAIGYMNIKEKDVNLAIAKKLAEYLSKDGRFRVIMTRKDDTFIPLQERANIALRNRADLFISIHANASPQGISQHASGTYVFAISSDAAKRKKQQIINNDSYAKLVLGASDVPINARKVLADLAMDVTLYESVSFGEKIAKSIARELGREVEFKGIQRAGFAVLKTPGIPSVLVEAGFITNPDEATLMADRDFQDKFAYAIYRAIVNYFFPTERKLTLNQ, encoded by the coding sequence ATGTACCAGAGGATTTTAATAATTTTTAGCCTGCTCTTTTGCCTCTCCTTTGGTCAGGTGGTGAGCGTAAGGTACGGCGATTATCAGGAAAAGGAAAGGATAGTTTTAGACTTTGACCAGAGGGTTGACTACCGAGTTATTTTGCTGGAGGCTCCCAAGAGGATAGTGGTGGATGTACTATCCGAAAAAGACTTCAGCCTAAGAGTGCCAAAAGGTATAGCCTATCGCGTGGGAAAGCATCCGTGGGGCACGAGGATCGTGTTTGAAAAGGACTTTTCCAGTGTAAAAGCTTTTTCTTTAGAAGACCCCTTTAGGATAGTCATAGATGTGTTTAAAAGTGCAAGCAAGGAAGATAGAGAGGTTAAGGAGGATGATGCTCTCATAGCCATTTTAGACCCCACTGTCCTAAAGGTCATACAGTACAGTGAAGGAACAAAGGAGCGGGTGATAAGTGAGCGCAAAAAGGGTGCCATCCTGACGCAGAGGAGAGTCATTGTGGTGGATGCGGGACACGGTGGACACGACCCTGGCGCCATAGGTTATATGAACATAAAAGAGAAGGATGTAAACCTTGCCATAGCAAAGAAGTTGGCGGAATACCTTTCAAAAGATGGAAGATTTAGGGTAATTATGACAAGAAAAGATGACACCTTTATACCCCTTCAGGAGAGGGCAAACATAGCTTTAAGGAACAGGGCGGACCTGTTTATAAGCATTCACGCCAACGCATCTCCTCAAGGCATATCTCAGCATGCAAGCGGCACTTATGTGTTTGCCATATCCTCCGATGCTGCCAAAAGAAAGAAGCAACAGATAATAAACAATGACAGCTATGCTAAGTTAGTTTTGGGAGCATCAGATGTTCCTATAAATGCGAGGAAAGTGCTGGCAGACTTGGCAATGGATGTCACCCTTTATGAGAGTGTATCCTTTGGTGAGAAGATAGCAAAAAGTATTGCAAGAGAGCTGGGCAGGGAGGTGGAGTTTAAGGGAATCCAGCGGGCTGGCTTTGCTGTATTAAAAACACCAGGCATACCCTCCGTCTTAGTAGAAGCAGGTTTTATAACTAATCCTGACGAGGCAACCCTTATGGCGGACAGAGACTTTCAGGATAAATTTGCCTACGCCATATACAGAGCTATAGTCAATTACTTTTTCCCCACCGAAAGGAAGCTCACTTTAAACCAATGA
- a CDS encoding 7-carboxy-7-deazaguanine synthase QueE translates to MLRSEVRTSTALSINEIYPSVQGEGLLIGKPCLFVRFQGCNLRCPWCDEPSALSFKRANTDLKELLQELQKYPQKHVVLTGGEPFAEPNLHLLVQELLCRGYSVQIETNGTLWNENLREVVSQVHITCSPKGVADWYVHPAVLSSAKELKFVVDHELCYNVIKRREFMPFLEEGLVVLQPEGNKTKFLQKALELQNLLLREGYTVRVVPQMHKLIGLK, encoded by the coding sequence ATGCTACGAAGTGAAGTTAGAACAAGCACAGCTCTGAGCATAAACGAGATATACCCCAGCGTGCAAGGTGAGGGTCTTTTGATAGGAAAGCCCTGTCTTTTTGTGAGGTTTCAGGGATGTAATCTCAGGTGTCCCTGGTGTGATGAGCCGTCCGCTTTATCCTTCAAGAGAGCAAACACAGATCTAAAAGAACTTTTGCAGGAGCTCCAAAAGTATCCTCAAAAACACGTGGTCCTAACAGGTGGTGAACCTTTTGCCGAGCCAAACCTGCACCTTCTGGTGCAGGAGCTTTTGTGCAGAGGGTATTCAGTGCAGATAGAGACCAATGGAACTCTCTGGAATGAAAACTTAAGAGAGGTGGTCTCTCAGGTGCATATAACATGCTCACCTAAGGGTGTGGCGGATTGGTATGTACACCCAGCTGTGCTCTCAAGCGCCAAAGAGTTAAAGTTTGTAGTTGACCATGAGCTTTGCTATAATGTGATAAAAAGGCGTGAGTTTATGCCTTTCTTAGAGGAGGGTTTGGTGGTGCTTCAGCCAGAAGGTAATAAGACTAAATTCCTCCAAAAAGCCCTTGAGCTTCAAAACCTTCTGCTTAGAGAAGGATACACCGTTAGAGTTGTACCTCAAATGCACAAACTCATTGGTTTAAAGTGA